From Maylandia zebra isolate NMK-2024a linkage group LG11, Mzebra_GT3a, whole genome shotgun sequence, one genomic window encodes:
- the virma gene encoding protein virilizer homolog isoform X2 gives MAGDPSTELLFLDTFKHQSAELTNIDVVRFPCGVLITEVRVIPPGIKAHSNLPDSRAFGETSPHAFQLELFFNNVTKPNSPTFHRLGSLEYDENKSIVFRPSGKVNTDGLVLRGWYTTLTVAVYGTAERPHGHDQDSPPPPPPPPPQQPSGLKRILKQEWEKDDQYNGSPPRPAPRGPRTPPGPPPPDDDDEEQVQMTVGVAKEEPTEGRDDYLENVSPERSLPADETYSDAEQEEEAEEEEEEEEQEEEEDTRTEGSAPEEEDEEEEEEDEGEDEEEEMEEDNDGYEQISSDEDDLDNGSFKLQNFDMDYTPEDLASVPPVQYDPYERELRPLLYFTPPYKTRFDIQFEKATVEEPKEAGGAEGPAGGEEAEAVAQLKELLASIGDDRDARWVSALEEAPGLLAKGLAYLVKRGEGEIEDSVRVLVQWTLQALSMEVALKQPIALNLRQLKAGAKLASYLAECPQGLTMLLHEGVLNVLLELLHTDHVSSTLKLSILRALDALISAPAGVEAFLHAGNSEKSGYQRLVQLFLHEETVRVITAGNAILQKSHMYEVLVDLQHAAAALSEPQQVTTPIHTHTFIYVSVAENVFVVILPGHHPQEEMDDAESPMEEEPSLSSTALSEAELDRLAGALEELHHLLETAPHCMVQPPGKAFPTTARITGPQERDNPYPSLYRYMHACHFLESTTVVLSAAAAAGHLGVTQAVRELLRFLSLTQSGLLFLLAQPTPTNLLLRLLASMAESEAEESMCTGGEAGLIGPGCGEEGFGVWLIQALHALQGVSELMSHVATGGDGGAGLDEGDNPDILGTLHALYLMTFTQTGRSAVAHVFSLDNNLSCLVTLLQHHSKDGQGEGKARKAVTYNYACMLVLLVVQNSNELRMMEQYAAPLLSIAKADDTNAKLQELSKWLEPVEKLRFEIGSIPTLIDYIKQNVENVLTAEGTGLVTALRVLCHIACPPPAVEGQQRDLKWSLAGVQLFSGEGLDTCVRVLQKLCSVLLQPWRVHGHMGPTPQRCMILSICISTLRLLRTMLTELLRGGAFQFRDTRVASVLVTLHMIVCSIPASGRLDGEETRVQVLIVDVLLTFTQGVNEEVTHTEETLASNTWSLMLKEVLSSLLKASEGLFSGLTLLSELLPLPLPMHSTQVTSVQDVAVALNTRKLWSMHIRAQWKVFSEAFKCVCTTTCPPLLAILRRVCVQLADLSSPTATHIMKTLLELLLEELQPAEGKSVSWAQVLRLLSLMDTLVSQRACKSATLHLLSGSVSGDEQLADLFPLLLSLLVPPTDHSIHQQQCSVLVGTILQSLCDQDISLVVSPPGESCVSEAEQLANALPGREMMSSVCSSLLEVLGNAESSVPLLLTCIRTLTFLTEHDYGLYHLKVALKKHGAGLCSLLKRLVLSFNKDSADLLSSLLDFLRQILHTEPMCAEEGHGSSEDPAFVPPRLLSGSEMKALLQWEESESHPIPALEKQIAKLCTDDDSLETMLENVIALRQTLQAATNTPPAADTEPTLPAPETLGAQFNHRTVFILSEALDEQLKALWFSPFQTDDIETDLDMVKVDLVGLAQECCPELDLKAELERSFLSEPSSPGHTKPTKGFRLGKHKHETFITSSGKSDYVEPAKRAHIMAAPRGRGGRGGFGQNVSRPHDIFRLRKQNTSRPPSMHVDDFVAAEFKDITTPLGLLPPKRPPKSAPKPPTRGLFTGNRGRATFHSQTRFFTPPQPKGVLLSGNYTRREGGRGSSWSGQVPAVTHRGTYSEPRGGQSNFTRGPLPSRQSPASAYRLALRDRAPRGRGGTGLSWISGGGGGGGAGGGVGGGGGGGRGSQGSKFSGGGGSGGGRGRHVRSFTR, from the exons ATGGCGGGGGACCCTTCAACGGAGCTTCTTTTTCTGGATACGTTTAAGCATCAGAGTGCAGAG TTAACCAACATAGACGTGGTGCGGTTTCCTTGCGGGGtgctgatcacagaggtgcggGTCATTCCTCCAGGGATCAAAGCTCATAGTAACCTACCTGACAGCAGAGCGTTTGG agAGACTTCTCCTCATGCCTTCCAGTTGGAGCTGTTCTTCAATAATGTTACCAAACCCAACAGCCCCACCTTCCACAGACTGGGCAG TTTGGAATATGATGAAAACAAGTCCATTGTGTTCAGACCCAGCGGAAAG GTGAATACAGATGGCCTAGTGTTGCGTGGCTGGTACACAACTCTGACTGTTGCGGTGTACGGGACAGCGGAGCGGCCGCATGGACACGACCAAGActcacctcctccccctccaccaccaccccctCAACAGCCCAGCGGGCTCAAGAGGATCCTTAAACAAG AGTGGGAAAAAGATGACCAGTACAATGGCAGCCCACCAAGACCAGCACCCAGAGGGCCTCGCACCCCACCTGGTCCTCCACCCccggatgatgatgatgaggagcaGGTTCAAATGACGG TGGGCGTGGCCAAGGAAGAGCCGACCGAGGGCCGTGACGACTACCTGGAGAACGTGTCGCCTGAAAGATCGCTGCCCGCTGACGAGACGTACTCGGATGCtgaacaagaagaagaggccgaggaggaggaggaagaggaggagcaggaggaggaagaagatacACGGACTGAGGGGAGTGCgccggaggaggaggatgaagaagaggaggaggaggatgagggtgaggacgaggaagaggagatggaggaag ATAATGATGGCTATGAACAGATTTCCAGCGATGAGGACGATCTGGATAACGGCAGCTTCAAGTTGCAGAACTTTGACATGGACTACACTCCTGAGGATCTTGCATCTGTTCCACCGGTCCAGTACGACCCATATGAACGAGAACTCCGACCCTTGCTCTACTTCACGCCTCCATACAAAACTCGCTTTGATATACAGTTTGAGAAGGCCACTGTGGAGGAGCCCAAGGAGGCAGGTGGAGCAGAAGGACCAGCAGGAGGAGAGGAAGCTGAGGCTGTGGCTCAGCTGAAAGAACTCTTAGCTAGTATTGGTGATGACAGAGATGCACGATGGGTCAGTGCTCTGGAAGAGGCTCCTGGACTTCTGGCCAAAGGGTTGGCTTATTTAGTTAAaaggggagagggagagatagaGGACTCTGTTAGAGTTTTAGTCCAGTGGACTCTCCAAGCTCTCAGTATGGAGGTTGCTCTCAAACAGCCCATTGCCCTTAACCTCAGACAGCTGAAGGCTGGTGCTAAGCTAGCTTCATACCTGGCAGAGTGTCCTCAGGGTCTCACGATGCTGCTGCATGAAGGGGTTCTGAATGTGCTGCTGGAGCTGCTCCATACAGACCACGTCTCCTCCACACTGAAGCTGAGTATCCTAAGAGCTTTGGATGCTCTGATCAGCGCTCCTGCAGGGGTGGAGGCCTTCCTACATGCAGGAAATTCAGAGAAGAGTGGCTACCAG CGTCTGGTCCAGCTGTTCCTGCATGAGGAAACGGTGAGGGTCATAACAGCTGGAAATGCTATATTACAGAAAAGCCACATGTATGAGGTGCTGgttgacctacagcatgcagcAGCTGCATTGAGTGAACCACAACAGGTAAcaacacccattcacacccacacTTTCATATATGTTTCAGTGGCTGAGAATGTTTTTGTGGTAATCCTGCCTGGCCATCATCctcaggaggagatggatgaTGCAGAGAGCCCTATGGAAGAGGAGCCTTCGCTAAGCTCCACCGCTCTGAGTGAGGCAGAGCTCGATAGGTTGGCAGGTGCTTTGGAAGAGCTACATCACCTGCTAGAAACAGCCCCTCATTGCATGGTGCAACCTCCTGGGAAAGCCTTCCCCACTACTGCTAGAATTACAGGGCCACAGGAGAGGGACAACCCCTACCCATCACTGTATAG GTATATGCATGCATGTCATTTTCTGGAGAGCACAACGGTGGTGTtgtcagcagctgctgcagccgGCCATCTTGGGGTCACTCAAGCTGTCAGAGAGCTTCTGCGCTTCCTGTCGCTCACCCAGTCGGGTCTGCTCTTCCTTCTCGCCCAGCCCACACCCACCAACCTGCTGTTGCGCCTCCTGGCGTCGATGGCAGAGTCCGAGGCAGAGGAGAGCATGTGTACTGGGGGAGAAGCGGGTCTGATTGGGCCAGGGTGCGGTGAAGAGGGCTTTGGCGTGTGGCTGATACAGGCCCTGCATGCTCTGCAAGGCGTGTCAGAACTCATGAGCCATGTGGCTACAGGAGGAGACGGTGGTGCAGGCCTAGATGAAGGTGACAATCCAGATATACTGGGCACGCTCCATGCGCTTTACCTGATGACCTTTACGCAGACTGGACGCAGCGCCGTAGCTCATGTTTTCAGCCTGGATAACAACCTTTCCTGTCTGGTCACGCTGCTCCAGCACCACAGCAAGGACGGACAGGG TGAGGGGAAGGCTCGCAAAGCGGTGACATATAACTACGCCTGCATGCTGGTCTTACTGGTGGTGCAGAATTCTAATGAGCTGCGGATGATGGAACAATATGCCGCTCCGCTGCTCTCTATAGCCAAGGCTGATGACACCAATGCCAAGTTACAGG AGCTCAGTAAATGGTTGGAGCCAGTGGAGAAGCTTCGCTTTGAGATTGGCAGCATTCCCACCCTTATCGACTATATCAAACAG AATGTAGAAAATGTGTTAACTGCTGAGGGAACCGGGCTGGTCACTGCTCTGAGGGTCCTCTGTCACATCGCCTGCCCACCTCCTGCTGTAGAAG GTCAGCAGAGGGATCTGAAGTGGAGCCTTGCAGGAGTCCAGCTTTTCTCTGGGGAGGGTCTCGatacgtgtgtgcgtgtcctgCAGAAGCTATGCAGCGTGTTACTGCAGCCGTGGCGCGTGCACGGGCACATGGGTCCGACGCCGCAGCGCTGCATGATCCTCAGTATATGTATCAGCACGCTGCGGTTGCTTCGCACCATGCTCACCGAGCTGCTGCGCGGCGGAGCTTTCCAGTTCAGGGACACTCGCGTGGCCAGCGTGTTGGTGACGCTTCACATGATAGTGTGCTCCATTCCTGCTTCTGGGCGTCTTGATGGGGAGGAGACCAGAGTGCAAGTGCTCATTGTTGACGTCCTGCTCACCTTTACGCAGGGTGTTAATGAGGAG GTGACCCATACAGAAGAGACTCTGGCCAGCAACACGTGGTCTCTGATGCTAAAGGAGGTTTTGAGCTCACTTCTCAAAGCTTCTGAAGGCCTTTTCTCTGGTCTGACACTGCTGTCTGAGCTTCTGCCTCTTCCACTGCCAATGCATAGCACTCAG GTGACATCAGTCCAAGATGTGGCTGTAGCCTTAAACACAAGGAAGCTGTGGAGCATGCACATTCGCGCACAGTGGAAAGTGTTTTCCGAGGCATTCAAATGTGTGTGCACCACCACCTGCCCTCCTCTCCTGGCCATACTCAGGAGAGTGTGCGTTCAGCTGGCAGACTTGTCTTCACCCACTGCAAcacacatcatgaagaccctgctGGAGCTCCTGCTGGAGGAGCTGCAGCC GGCAGAGGGAAAAAGCGTCTCCTGGGCCCAGGTCCTGCGGCTCCTTTCTTTGATGGATACTCTGGTGTCTCAGAGAGCCTGTAAGAGTGCAACACTGCATCTGCTGTCCGGGTCAGTTTCTGGAGATGAACAGCTGGCCGACCTGTTCCCCTTGTTGTTGTCTCTGTTGGTTCCTCCAACGGATCACTCCATACATCAGCAGCAGTGCAGTGTACTAGTGGGGACAATATTACAGTCACTGTGTGACCAG GACATTTCTCTCGTGGTGTCTCCACCTGGTGAAAGCTGTGTGTCAGAGGCTGAGCAGCTGGCCAATGCACTTCCGGGACGAGAGATGATGTCATCGGTGTGCAGTTCTCTGTTGGAGGTTTTGGGGAACGCAGAGAGCAGCGTGCCCCTCCTCCTCACCTGCATCAGGACTTTGACATTCCTCACAGAGCACGACTACGGACTCTACCACCTCAAAGT TGCTCTGAAGAAACATGGCGCTGGGCTGTGCTCGCTGCTGAAGAGGCTGGTGTTGTCCTTCAACAAAGACTCAGCAGATCTGCTCTCATCTCTGCTCGACTTTCTCAGGCAGATCCTCCACACAGAACCAATG TGTGCTGAAGAGGGTCACGGCTCGAGCGAGGATCCTGCTTTTGTTCCTCCACGGTTGCTGTCGGGCTCTGAAATGAAAGCTCTGCTCCAGTGGGAGGAGTCAGAGTCACATCCAATACCTGCTTTGGAAAAACAGATAGCG AAACTATGTACAGATGACGATTCCCTGGAGACCATGTTGGAGAACGTGATTGCTCTGAGGCAGACGTTGCAGGCGGCCACAAACACGCCTCCTGCAGCTGACACCGAGCCCACTCTGCCAGCACCAGAAACACTCGGGGCCCAGTTTAATCACAG GACGGTTTTCATTCTGTCTGAAGCTCTGGATGAGCAGCTGAAGGCTCTGTGGTTCTCTCCGTTCCAGACTGATGACATTGAAACAGACCTTGATatg GTGAAGGTGGATCTGGTGGGTCTGGCTCAGGAGTGTTGTCCAGAACTGGACCTGAAGGCGGAGCTGGAGCGCTCCTTCTTGTCTGAGCCGTCCTCTCCGGGTCACACAAAACCTACGAAAGGCTTCCGGCTGGGCAAACACAAGCATGAGACGTTCATTACGTCTAG TGGGAAGTCTGACTACGTCGAGCCTGCAAAGAGAGCTCACATCATGGCTGCTCCTCGTGGCCGAGGAGGTCGAGGAGGGTTTGGGCAGAATGTCTCCCGACCGCATGATATCTTCCGCCTGCGCAAACAGAATACTTCCCGTCCTCCCAGCATGCACGTGGATGACTTTGTTGCAGCGGAGTTTAAAGACATTACGACCCCTCTAGGGCTTCTGCCTCCTAAACGACCTCCAAAAAGCGCCCCCAAACCTCCCACCAGAGGGCTGTTCACTGGTAACAGAGGCAGAGCTACTTTCCACAGCCAGACTCGCTTTTTCACTCCACCACAGCCTAAAGGTGTACTGCTGTCAG GAAACTACACTCGGAGAGAAGGAGGCCGAGGGTCATCGTGGAGCGGTCAGGTTCCAGCTGTTACTCACAGAGGGACCTACAGTGAACCCCGCGGAGGACAGAGCAACTTCACTCGAGGGCCACTGCCTTCTCGGCAATCCCCTGCAA GTGCGTATCGGCTGGCTCTTCGGGATCGAGCTCCACGCGGCAGAGGAGGTACTGGCCTGTCGTGGATTAGCGGCGGAGGAGGTGGCGGTGGTGCCGGGGGAGGCGTCGGTGGAGGCGGTGGAGGGGGAAGAGGATCTCAGGGGAGCAAGTTCAGCGGTGGAGGAGGGAGCGGAGGTGGGAGGGGCAGACATGTTCGCTCCTTCACCAGGTAA
- the virma gene encoding protein virilizer homolog isoform X1: MAGDPSTELLFLDTFKHQSAELTNIDVVRFPCGVLITEVRVIPPGIKAHSNLPDSRAFGETSPHAFQLELFFNNVTKPNSPTFHRLGSLEYDENKSIVFRPSGKVNTDGLVLRGWYTTLTVAVYGTAERPHGHDQDSPPPPPPPPPQQPSGLKRILKQEWEKDDQYNGSPPRPAPRGPRTPPGPPPPDDDDEEQVQMTVGVAKEEPTEGRDDYLENVSPERSLPADETYSDAEQEEEAEEEEEEEEQEEEEDTRTEGSAPEEEDEEEEEEDEGEDEEEEMEEDNDGYEQISSDEDDLDNGSFKLQNFDMDYTPEDLASVPPVQYDPYERELRPLLYFTPPYKTRFDIQFEKATVEEPKEAGGAEGPAGGEEAEAVAQLKELLASIGDDRDARWVSALEEAPGLLAKGLAYLVKRGEGEIEDSVRVLVQWTLQALSMEVALKQPIALNLRQLKAGAKLASYLAECPQGLTMLLHEGVLNVLLELLHTDHVSSTLKLSILRALDALISAPAGVEAFLHAGNSEKSGYQRLVQLFLHEETVRVITAGNAILQKSHMYEVLVDLQHAAAALSEPQQVTTPIHTHTFIYVSVAENVFVVILPGHHPQEEMDDAESPMEEEPSLSSTALSEAELDRLAGALEELHHLLETAPHCMVQPPGKAFPTTARITGPQERDNPYPSLYRYMHACHFLESTTVVLSAAAAAGHLGVTQAVRELLRFLSLTQSGLLFLLAQPTPTNLLLRLLASMAESEAEESMCTGGEAGLIGPGCGEEGFGVWLIQALHALQGVSELMSHVATGGDGGAGLDEGDNPDILGTLHALYLMTFTQTGRSAVAHVFSLDNNLSCLVTLLQHHSKDGQGEGKARKAVTYNYACMLVLLVVQNSNELRMMEQYAAPLLSIAKADDTNAKLQELSKWLEPVEKLRFEIGSIPTLIDYIKQNVENVLTAEGTGLVTALRVLCHIACPPPAVEGQQRDLKWSLAGVQLFSGEGLDTCVRVLQKLCSVLLQPWRVHGHMGPTPQRCMILSICISTLRLLRTMLTELLRGGAFQFRDTRVASVLVTLHMIVCSIPASGRLDGEETRVQVLIVDVLLTFTQGVNEEVTHTEETLASNTWSLMLKEVLSSLLKASEGLFSGLTLLSELLPLPLPMHSTQVTSVQDVAVALNTRKLWSMHIRAQWKVFSEAFKCVCTTTCPPLLAILRRVCVQLADLSSPTATHIMKTLLELLLEELQPAEGKSVSWAQVLRLLSLMDTLVSQRACKSATLHLLSGSVSGDEQLADLFPLLLSLLVPPTDHSIHQQQCSVLVGTILQSLCDQDISLVVSPPGESCVSEAEQLANALPGREMMSSVCSSLLEVLGNAESSVPLLLTCIRTLTFLTEHDYGLYHLKVALKKHGAGLCSLLKRLVLSFNKDSADLLSSLLDFLRQILHTEPMCAEEGHGSSEDPAFVPPRLLSGSEMKALLQWEESESHPIPALEKQIAKLCTDDDSLETMLENVIALRQTLQAATNTPPAADTEPTLPAPETLGAQFNHRTVFILSEALDEQLKALWFSPFQTDDIETDLDMVKVDLVGLAQECCPELDLKAELERSFLSEPSSPGHTKPTKGFRLGKHKHETFITSSGKSDYVEPAKRAHIMAAPRGRGGRGGFGQNVSRPHDIFRLRKQNTSRPPSMHVDDFVAAEFKDITTPLGLLPPKRPPKSAPKPPTRGLFTGNRGRATFHSQTRFFTPPQPKGVLLSGNYTRREGGRGSSWSGQVPAVTHRGTYSEPRGGQSNFTRGPLPSRQSPASVIGGKKSLIHSFHTSGAYRLALRDRAPRGRGGTGLSWISGGGGGGGAGGGVGGGGGGGRGSQGSKFSGGGGSGGGRGRHVRSFTR, encoded by the exons ATGGCGGGGGACCCTTCAACGGAGCTTCTTTTTCTGGATACGTTTAAGCATCAGAGTGCAGAG TTAACCAACATAGACGTGGTGCGGTTTCCTTGCGGGGtgctgatcacagaggtgcggGTCATTCCTCCAGGGATCAAAGCTCATAGTAACCTACCTGACAGCAGAGCGTTTGG agAGACTTCTCCTCATGCCTTCCAGTTGGAGCTGTTCTTCAATAATGTTACCAAACCCAACAGCCCCACCTTCCACAGACTGGGCAG TTTGGAATATGATGAAAACAAGTCCATTGTGTTCAGACCCAGCGGAAAG GTGAATACAGATGGCCTAGTGTTGCGTGGCTGGTACACAACTCTGACTGTTGCGGTGTACGGGACAGCGGAGCGGCCGCATGGACACGACCAAGActcacctcctccccctccaccaccaccccctCAACAGCCCAGCGGGCTCAAGAGGATCCTTAAACAAG AGTGGGAAAAAGATGACCAGTACAATGGCAGCCCACCAAGACCAGCACCCAGAGGGCCTCGCACCCCACCTGGTCCTCCACCCccggatgatgatgatgaggagcaGGTTCAAATGACGG TGGGCGTGGCCAAGGAAGAGCCGACCGAGGGCCGTGACGACTACCTGGAGAACGTGTCGCCTGAAAGATCGCTGCCCGCTGACGAGACGTACTCGGATGCtgaacaagaagaagaggccgaggaggaggaggaagaggaggagcaggaggaggaagaagatacACGGACTGAGGGGAGTGCgccggaggaggaggatgaagaagaggaggaggaggatgagggtgaggacgaggaagaggagatggaggaag ATAATGATGGCTATGAACAGATTTCCAGCGATGAGGACGATCTGGATAACGGCAGCTTCAAGTTGCAGAACTTTGACATGGACTACACTCCTGAGGATCTTGCATCTGTTCCACCGGTCCAGTACGACCCATATGAACGAGAACTCCGACCCTTGCTCTACTTCACGCCTCCATACAAAACTCGCTTTGATATACAGTTTGAGAAGGCCACTGTGGAGGAGCCCAAGGAGGCAGGTGGAGCAGAAGGACCAGCAGGAGGAGAGGAAGCTGAGGCTGTGGCTCAGCTGAAAGAACTCTTAGCTAGTATTGGTGATGACAGAGATGCACGATGGGTCAGTGCTCTGGAAGAGGCTCCTGGACTTCTGGCCAAAGGGTTGGCTTATTTAGTTAAaaggggagagggagagatagaGGACTCTGTTAGAGTTTTAGTCCAGTGGACTCTCCAAGCTCTCAGTATGGAGGTTGCTCTCAAACAGCCCATTGCCCTTAACCTCAGACAGCTGAAGGCTGGTGCTAAGCTAGCTTCATACCTGGCAGAGTGTCCTCAGGGTCTCACGATGCTGCTGCATGAAGGGGTTCTGAATGTGCTGCTGGAGCTGCTCCATACAGACCACGTCTCCTCCACACTGAAGCTGAGTATCCTAAGAGCTTTGGATGCTCTGATCAGCGCTCCTGCAGGGGTGGAGGCCTTCCTACATGCAGGAAATTCAGAGAAGAGTGGCTACCAG CGTCTGGTCCAGCTGTTCCTGCATGAGGAAACGGTGAGGGTCATAACAGCTGGAAATGCTATATTACAGAAAAGCCACATGTATGAGGTGCTGgttgacctacagcatgcagcAGCTGCATTGAGTGAACCACAACAGGTAAcaacacccattcacacccacacTTTCATATATGTTTCAGTGGCTGAGAATGTTTTTGTGGTAATCCTGCCTGGCCATCATCctcaggaggagatggatgaTGCAGAGAGCCCTATGGAAGAGGAGCCTTCGCTAAGCTCCACCGCTCTGAGTGAGGCAGAGCTCGATAGGTTGGCAGGTGCTTTGGAAGAGCTACATCACCTGCTAGAAACAGCCCCTCATTGCATGGTGCAACCTCCTGGGAAAGCCTTCCCCACTACTGCTAGAATTACAGGGCCACAGGAGAGGGACAACCCCTACCCATCACTGTATAG GTATATGCATGCATGTCATTTTCTGGAGAGCACAACGGTGGTGTtgtcagcagctgctgcagccgGCCATCTTGGGGTCACTCAAGCTGTCAGAGAGCTTCTGCGCTTCCTGTCGCTCACCCAGTCGGGTCTGCTCTTCCTTCTCGCCCAGCCCACACCCACCAACCTGCTGTTGCGCCTCCTGGCGTCGATGGCAGAGTCCGAGGCAGAGGAGAGCATGTGTACTGGGGGAGAAGCGGGTCTGATTGGGCCAGGGTGCGGTGAAGAGGGCTTTGGCGTGTGGCTGATACAGGCCCTGCATGCTCTGCAAGGCGTGTCAGAACTCATGAGCCATGTGGCTACAGGAGGAGACGGTGGTGCAGGCCTAGATGAAGGTGACAATCCAGATATACTGGGCACGCTCCATGCGCTTTACCTGATGACCTTTACGCAGACTGGACGCAGCGCCGTAGCTCATGTTTTCAGCCTGGATAACAACCTTTCCTGTCTGGTCACGCTGCTCCAGCACCACAGCAAGGACGGACAGGG TGAGGGGAAGGCTCGCAAAGCGGTGACATATAACTACGCCTGCATGCTGGTCTTACTGGTGGTGCAGAATTCTAATGAGCTGCGGATGATGGAACAATATGCCGCTCCGCTGCTCTCTATAGCCAAGGCTGATGACACCAATGCCAAGTTACAGG AGCTCAGTAAATGGTTGGAGCCAGTGGAGAAGCTTCGCTTTGAGATTGGCAGCATTCCCACCCTTATCGACTATATCAAACAG AATGTAGAAAATGTGTTAACTGCTGAGGGAACCGGGCTGGTCACTGCTCTGAGGGTCCTCTGTCACATCGCCTGCCCACCTCCTGCTGTAGAAG GTCAGCAGAGGGATCTGAAGTGGAGCCTTGCAGGAGTCCAGCTTTTCTCTGGGGAGGGTCTCGatacgtgtgtgcgtgtcctgCAGAAGCTATGCAGCGTGTTACTGCAGCCGTGGCGCGTGCACGGGCACATGGGTCCGACGCCGCAGCGCTGCATGATCCTCAGTATATGTATCAGCACGCTGCGGTTGCTTCGCACCATGCTCACCGAGCTGCTGCGCGGCGGAGCTTTCCAGTTCAGGGACACTCGCGTGGCCAGCGTGTTGGTGACGCTTCACATGATAGTGTGCTCCATTCCTGCTTCTGGGCGTCTTGATGGGGAGGAGACCAGAGTGCAAGTGCTCATTGTTGACGTCCTGCTCACCTTTACGCAGGGTGTTAATGAGGAG GTGACCCATACAGAAGAGACTCTGGCCAGCAACACGTGGTCTCTGATGCTAAAGGAGGTTTTGAGCTCACTTCTCAAAGCTTCTGAAGGCCTTTTCTCTGGTCTGACACTGCTGTCTGAGCTTCTGCCTCTTCCACTGCCAATGCATAGCACTCAG GTGACATCAGTCCAAGATGTGGCTGTAGCCTTAAACACAAGGAAGCTGTGGAGCATGCACATTCGCGCACAGTGGAAAGTGTTTTCCGAGGCATTCAAATGTGTGTGCACCACCACCTGCCCTCCTCTCCTGGCCATACTCAGGAGAGTGTGCGTTCAGCTGGCAGACTTGTCTTCACCCACTGCAAcacacatcatgaagaccctgctGGAGCTCCTGCTGGAGGAGCTGCAGCC GGCAGAGGGAAAAAGCGTCTCCTGGGCCCAGGTCCTGCGGCTCCTTTCTTTGATGGATACTCTGGTGTCTCAGAGAGCCTGTAAGAGTGCAACACTGCATCTGCTGTCCGGGTCAGTTTCTGGAGATGAACAGCTGGCCGACCTGTTCCCCTTGTTGTTGTCTCTGTTGGTTCCTCCAACGGATCACTCCATACATCAGCAGCAGTGCAGTGTACTAGTGGGGACAATATTACAGTCACTGTGTGACCAG GACATTTCTCTCGTGGTGTCTCCACCTGGTGAAAGCTGTGTGTCAGAGGCTGAGCAGCTGGCCAATGCACTTCCGGGACGAGAGATGATGTCATCGGTGTGCAGTTCTCTGTTGGAGGTTTTGGGGAACGCAGAGAGCAGCGTGCCCCTCCTCCTCACCTGCATCAGGACTTTGACATTCCTCACAGAGCACGACTACGGACTCTACCACCTCAAAGT TGCTCTGAAGAAACATGGCGCTGGGCTGTGCTCGCTGCTGAAGAGGCTGGTGTTGTCCTTCAACAAAGACTCAGCAGATCTGCTCTCATCTCTGCTCGACTTTCTCAGGCAGATCCTCCACACAGAACCAATG TGTGCTGAAGAGGGTCACGGCTCGAGCGAGGATCCTGCTTTTGTTCCTCCACGGTTGCTGTCGGGCTCTGAAATGAAAGCTCTGCTCCAGTGGGAGGAGTCAGAGTCACATCCAATACCTGCTTTGGAAAAACAGATAGCG AAACTATGTACAGATGACGATTCCCTGGAGACCATGTTGGAGAACGTGATTGCTCTGAGGCAGACGTTGCAGGCGGCCACAAACACGCCTCCTGCAGCTGACACCGAGCCCACTCTGCCAGCACCAGAAACACTCGGGGCCCAGTTTAATCACAG GACGGTTTTCATTCTGTCTGAAGCTCTGGATGAGCAGCTGAAGGCTCTGTGGTTCTCTCCGTTCCAGACTGATGACATTGAAACAGACCTTGATatg GTGAAGGTGGATCTGGTGGGTCTGGCTCAGGAGTGTTGTCCAGAACTGGACCTGAAGGCGGAGCTGGAGCGCTCCTTCTTGTCTGAGCCGTCCTCTCCGGGTCACACAAAACCTACGAAAGGCTTCCGGCTGGGCAAACACAAGCATGAGACGTTCATTACGTCTAG TGGGAAGTCTGACTACGTCGAGCCTGCAAAGAGAGCTCACATCATGGCTGCTCCTCGTGGCCGAGGAGGTCGAGGAGGGTTTGGGCAGAATGTCTCCCGACCGCATGATATCTTCCGCCTGCGCAAACAGAATACTTCCCGTCCTCCCAGCATGCACGTGGATGACTTTGTTGCAGCGGAGTTTAAAGACATTACGACCCCTCTAGGGCTTCTGCCTCCTAAACGACCTCCAAAAAGCGCCCCCAAACCTCCCACCAGAGGGCTGTTCACTGGTAACAGAGGCAGAGCTACTTTCCACAGCCAGACTCGCTTTTTCACTCCACCACAGCCTAAAGGTGTACTGCTGTCAG GAAACTACACTCGGAGAGAAGGAGGCCGAGGGTCATCGTGGAGCGGTCAGGTTCCAGCTGTTACTCACAGAGGGACCTACAGTGAACCCCGCGGAGGACAGAGCAACTTCACTCGAGGGCCACTGCCTTCTCGGCAATCCCCTGCAA GTGttatagggggaaaaaaaagtttgattcACTCGTTCCACACTTCAGGTGCGTATCGGCTGGCTCTTCGGGATCGAGCTCCACGCGGCAGAGGAGGTACTGGCCTGTCGTGGATTAGCGGCGGAGGAGGTGGCGGTGGTGCCGGGGGAGGCGTCGGTGGAGGCGGTGGAGGGGGAAGAGGATCTCAGGGGAGCAAGTTCAGCGGTGGAGGAGGGAGCGGAGGTGGGAGGGGCAGACATGTTCGCTCCTTCACCAGGTAA